Proteins encoded within one genomic window of Alcanivorax sp. REN37:
- a CDS encoding BRO-N domain-containing protein, whose amino-acid sequence MKALAFHSTQFDIIDHEGQPWLQAAQIAKALGYATEDAVSRIYRRNADEFSTCMTQTVKLTASGNLRKEARIFSLRGAHLLAMFSRTGVAKEFRRWVLDVLEGAADSQGNPGRAWKGDPERHELAIKMASQVAAEAMRTVLHAVMVGDINWRCD is encoded by the coding sequence ATGAAAGCACTTGCCTTCCACAGCACCCAGTTCGACATCATCGATCATGAAGGCCAGCCCTGGCTGCAAGCCGCGCAGATAGCGAAAGCACTTGGCTACGCCACTGAAGACGCTGTCAGCCGAATCTACCGTCGCAATGCTGATGAGTTCAGCACTTGCATGACCCAGACGGTCAAGTTGACCGCCTCGGGAAACCTACGCAAAGAAGCCCGCATCTTCTCCCTGCGTGGCGCCCACCTATTGGCTATGTTTTCCCGCACCGGAGTTGCCAAAGAATTCCGTCGCTGGGTGCTGGATGTGCTAGAGGGCGCCGCCGATTCACAGGGTAACCCCGGCCGAGCCTGGAAAGGAGACCCCGAGCGGCACGAGCTGGCCATCAAAATGGCATCCCAGGTGGCGGCAGAAGCCATGCGCACCGTCCTGCACGCCGTCATGGTCGGCGACATCAACTGGCGCTGCGACTAA
- a CDS encoding YggS family pyridoxal phosphate-dependent enzyme encodes MATQPAHQQYAPAESVEALQRNLAQVQQRIADAARRAGREPDSVRLLPVSKTVPAERLRLAYDAGMRLLGENKVQEAHGKWQTLDDLDGLEWSVIGHLQTNKARFVAQFASEFQALDSLRLAAALDRRLQQLGRSLDVYVQVNTSGEQSKYGLAPEDVAAFIQELPAFSALRVRGLMTLALFSSEAERVRPCFQLLRGLRDQLRDSAPAGIELNELSMGMSGDFELAIEEGATVVRVGQAIFGSREQPDSYYWPGT; translated from the coding sequence ATGGCAACGCAACCCGCCCACCAGCAGTACGCACCCGCTGAATCCGTCGAAGCCCTGCAACGCAACCTGGCCCAGGTGCAGCAGCGTATTGCGGACGCGGCGCGCCGTGCGGGACGGGAGCCGGACAGCGTGCGCCTGCTGCCGGTGAGCAAAACAGTGCCTGCTGAGCGGCTGCGGCTGGCTTACGACGCCGGCATGCGCCTGCTCGGCGAGAACAAGGTCCAGGAAGCCCATGGCAAATGGCAGACCTTGGATGATCTCGACGGCCTTGAATGGTCAGTGATCGGTCACCTACAAACCAACAAAGCGCGCTTCGTAGCCCAGTTCGCCAGCGAATTCCAAGCCCTCGACAGCCTGCGCCTAGCGGCGGCCCTCGACCGCCGGCTGCAGCAGCTCGGCCGCAGCTTGGATGTGTATGTGCAGGTGAACACGTCCGGCGAACAGAGCAAGTACGGCTTGGCCCCAGAAGATGTCGCCGCTTTCATCCAAGAACTGCCCGCTTTCAGCGCCCTGCGTGTGCGCGGTTTGATGACGCTGGCGCTATTCTCCAGCGAAGCCGAACGCGTGCGTCCCTGCTTCCAACTGCTGCGTGGCCTGCGCGACCAGCTGCGTGACAGTGCACCGGCGGGCATTGAGTTGAATGAGCTGTCGATGGGCATGTCCGGCGACTTCGAGTTGGCGATCGAAGAAGGCGCCACTGTGGTGCGCGTCGGCCAAGCCATCTTTGGCTCACGCGAACAGCCGGACTCCTACTACTGGCCGGGCACCTAA